A window from uncultured Desulfobacter sp. encodes these proteins:
- a CDS encoding FAD-dependent protein, producing MNQSVTIKLSPETVHNRDAQIKAAAMALSLDGQEISGIRVLRRSLDARGKNPLYVLKVEIFCGEPEANLFEPVPFRPVTGKKRVAIVGSGPSGLFAALELIRNNIRPVIIERGKDVKNRRFDLKPLNINGICDPDSNYCFGEGGAGTYSDGKLYTRSTKRGNIRDILCLLVQHGASPDILIDAHPHIGSNQLPKIIAAIRETILNNGGEIHFNERVIDLILSGETIKSGNTIKGVRTKEKEYLADAVILATGHSARDIYYLLNRKRILLEAKPYAMGVRVEHPQELINTIQYGRHAGKFNLPTASYFLSGQFNQAGVYSFCMCPGGMIVPAATSSDELVLNGMSNSKRNMPNANAGIVVTVDERLWHHHRDKGPLAGLAFQQEIEKKAFEAGNGTMAAPAQRLPDFLSDKLSKRLPRTSYLPGTVSYPVKEVLGPFITDALKQGFEAFGRKMRGFITETAQILAVESRTSSPVRIPRNPKSRSHPEIENLYPAGEGAGYAGGIVSSALDGQITAKALSGWTEHLS from the coding sequence TTGAACCAGTCCGTCACCATCAAACTGTCACCGGAAACGGTCCATAACCGGGATGCACAAATAAAAGCGGCTGCCATGGCATTGTCCCTGGATGGGCAGGAGATCTCAGGCATTCGCGTGCTCCGTAGATCTCTGGACGCCCGGGGAAAGAATCCATTGTATGTCCTAAAGGTTGAAATCTTCTGCGGAGAACCGGAAGCAAACCTTTTTGAACCCGTGCCGTTCAGACCTGTTACCGGTAAAAAAAGAGTGGCCATTGTTGGAAGCGGGCCTTCAGGCCTTTTTGCTGCGCTGGAATTAATCCGGAACAATATCAGGCCGGTCATCATTGAACGCGGCAAGGATGTCAAAAACCGTCGTTTTGATCTCAAACCACTGAACATCAACGGTATCTGCGACCCGGATTCCAATTATTGTTTTGGAGAAGGCGGGGCCGGAACCTATAGTGACGGAAAGCTTTATACCCGTTCCACCAAACGCGGAAACATCCGTGATATTCTTTGTCTTCTGGTTCAGCATGGCGCATCCCCGGATATTTTGATTGATGCGCATCCGCATATCGGTTCCAACCAGCTGCCTAAAATCATTGCGGCCATTCGTGAAACCATACTCAACAACGGCGGTGAAATTCATTTTAATGAACGCGTCATTGATCTTATCCTATCTGGAGAGACGATCAAATCTGGAAATACGATTAAAGGTGTCAGAACAAAGGAAAAAGAATATTTAGCCGATGCCGTGATCCTTGCCACTGGGCACTCAGCACGGGACATCTATTATCTGCTGAACCGAAAGAGGATTCTGCTCGAAGCCAAACCCTATGCCATGGGCGTTCGGGTTGAGCATCCCCAGGAGTTGATCAATACAATCCAGTATGGCCGCCATGCCGGCAAGTTTAATCTGCCCACTGCAAGCTACTTCCTTTCCGGACAGTTCAACCAGGCTGGGGTTTATTCCTTCTGCATGTGTCCGGGCGGCATGATCGTACCCGCAGCAACCTCTTCCGACGAGCTTGTTCTCAACGGTATGTCCAACTCAAAACGCAACATGCCCAATGCCAATGCGGGTATCGTTGTGACCGTTGACGAACGCCTCTGGCACCACCATAGGGATAAAGGACCTCTGGCTGGCCTCGCCTTTCAGCAGGAAATTGAAAAAAAAGCATTCGAGGCAGGTAACGGAACCATGGCGGCCCCGGCCCAGCGGTTGCCTGATTTTCTTTCGGACAAGCTTTCAAAAAGGCTCCCCAGGACATCGTATCTTCCGGGCACGGTAAGTTACCCTGTCAAAGAAGTCCTGGGGCCATTTATTACAGATGCCTTGAAGCAAGGTTTTGAAGCATTCGGCCGGAAAATGAGGGGATTTATCACTGAAACGGCCCAAATTCTGGCAGTCGAAAGCCGGACAAGCTCCCCTGTCCGTATTCCAAGAAACCCCAAAAGCCGCAGCCATCCTGAGATAGAGAACCTTTACCCCGCCGGAGAAGGTGCGGGCTACGCCGGCGGAATTGTCTCTTCTGCGCTGGATGGCCAAATTACAGCAAAAGCCTTGTCCGGTTGGACGGAGCATCTTTCTTAG
- a CDS encoding nitrogenase component 1 — MTTSKLNKEIPSYTPTQNACKMCTPLGATLVFQGIEGCVPLLHGSQGCSTPGPGGISHP, encoded by the coding sequence ATGACCACGAGCAAACTTAATAAAGAGATACCCTCATATACCCCCACCCAGAATGCGTGCAAAATGTGCACGCCTTTGGGAGCCACCCTGGTGTTCCAGGGAATTGAAGGCTGTGTGCCCCTGCTTCACGGCTCCCAGGGATGTTCAACCCCTGGTCCGGGTGGGATTTCCCATCCATGA
- the groL gene encoding chaperonin GroEL (60 kDa chaperone family; promotes refolding of misfolded polypeptides especially under stressful conditions; forms two stacked rings of heptamers to form a barrel-shaped 14mer; ends can be capped by GroES; misfolded proteins enter the barrel where they are refolded when GroES binds) encodes MPAKMISYGSKARDAIFLGVNTLADAVKVTLGPRGNNVVLQKSWGAPLITKDGVTVAKEIEISDKFQNMGAQMVREVAGKTSETAGDGTTTATVLAQAIYGEGYKLVSAGVNPMALKRGIDKGIDAVVAHLKELSKPTRDKKDIEQVGTISANNDATIGKLISQAMDKVGKEGVITVEEAKSMETTLDVVEGMQFDKGYLSPYFITNTQKMEAVLNDPYILVHEKKITAMKDLLPLLEEIARNRKSLLIIAEDVEGEALSTLIVNKLRGSLKVAAVKAPGFGDRRKAMLEDIAILTGGRMISKDIGLKLESIKTEDLGTCKSVKIGKDSTTIVDGGGLQSAIENRVKQIRTQIEDTTSAYDREKLQERLAKIVGGVAIIHIGAATETEMKEKKARVEDALNATRAAVEEGIVPGGGVALVRCIQALETIKVDGDEQSAISVLKRALSEPLKQIARNAGQEGSVVLSKVLEGDGDFGYNARTDTYENLLAAGVIDPTKVVRFAVQNAASVAGLMLTTEAMISEKSKKK; translated from the coding sequence ATGCCTGCAAAAATGATCAGCTACGGATCAAAAGCCCGGGATGCCATATTCCTGGGCGTCAACACCCTGGCCGACGCCGTTAAGGTGACCCTGGGTCCCCGGGGCAACAATGTGGTTCTGCAAAAATCCTGGGGGGCGCCCCTGATCACCAAGGACGGTGTCACCGTAGCCAAAGAGATTGAAATATCTGATAAGTTTCAAAACATGGGCGCGCAAATGGTCAGGGAAGTCGCAGGTAAAACCAGCGAGACAGCCGGAGACGGTACAACGACGGCAACGGTTCTGGCCCAGGCCATTTATGGCGAAGGCTACAAACTGGTGTCGGCAGGTGTGAACCCCATGGCTCTGAAACGTGGTATTGACAAAGGAATCGACGCGGTTGTCGCCCATCTTAAAGAATTATCCAAACCCACCCGGGATAAAAAGGACATCGAACAGGTAGGAACCATCTCGGCCAACAATGATGCAACCATCGGAAAATTGATTTCCCAAGCCATGGACAAGGTGGGCAAGGAAGGCGTCATCACCGTGGAAGAGGCCAAAAGCATGGAAACCACATTGGATGTGGTGGAGGGGATGCAGTTCGATAAAGGATATTTATCTCCTTATTTTATAACAAATACCCAGAAAATGGAGGCCGTGCTCAACGATCCTTACATCCTTGTTCATGAAAAGAAAATTACCGCAATGAAGGATCTGCTGCCGCTGCTCGAAGAGATTGCAAGAAATCGCAAGTCGCTCTTAATCATTGCCGAAGATGTGGAAGGCGAGGCATTGTCCACCCTCATTGTCAATAAATTGCGGGGCAGCTTAAAAGTTGCGGCCGTAAAAGCACCGGGGTTCGGGGACCGCCGGAAAGCTATGCTTGAGGATATCGCAATTTTGACCGGCGGCCGGATGATCTCCAAGGATATAGGTCTCAAATTGGAAAGCATCAAAACAGAAGACCTGGGTACCTGTAAATCGGTTAAAATCGGCAAGGACAGCACCACCATCGTGGATGGCGGCGGCCTTCAATCTGCCATCGAGAACCGCGTGAAGCAGATACGAACCCAAATCGAAGATACAACCTCGGCCTATGATCGTGAAAAGCTTCAGGAGCGGTTGGCCAAAATTGTCGGCGGGGTGGCGATCATTCATATCGGCGCAGCCACGGAAACGGAAATGAAAGAAAAAAAAGCCCGGGTTGAAGACGCGTTAAACGCCACACGGGCGGCTGTTGAAGAGGGGATTGTTCCGGGAGGCGGCGTTGCCCTGGTCCGGTGCATACAAGCGCTGGAAACCATCAAGGTTGATGGGGATGAGCAAAGCGCAATTTCTGTATTGAAGCGGGCATTGTCCGAGCCGTTGAAGCAGATTGCCCGGAATGCCGGCCAAGAGGGTTCTGTTGTTCTGAGCAAGGTGCTGGAAGGGGATGGCGACTTTGGCTATAATGCCCGGACCGACACCTATGAAAATCTTTTGGCAGCGGGGGTTATTGACCCCACTAAAGTCGTCCGCTTTGCCGTTCAAAACGCCGCATCCGTCGCAGGGTTGATGTTGACCACCGAAGCCATGATTTCTGAAAAATCTAAAAAAAAATAA
- a CDS encoding nitrogenase component 1: MGFPIHDRIGGSRILHVGYKGALQLFDNIVNTILTVKQTESRIGYAYM, encoded by the coding sequence GTGGGATTTCCCATCCATGACCGGATCGGCGGCTCGCGTATCCTGCACGTTGGCTATAAAGGGGCCCTGCAGTTGTTTGATAATATTGTAAACACAATTCTTACGGTAAAACAGACTGAGTCCAGAATCGGATACGCTTACATGTAG
- a CDS encoding ATP-binding protein, with amino-acid sequence MNNPFTYSNIVTGPHFCNRKKEQEELLEFIRTSQNVLLYSHRRTGKSSLIKQVFLNIKNQSSEIGTLYIDLYGTTSEKEFLTRIFQQLNVLETSTDKLFKLLKNSIDKFSFQVGIDPNTNSPTITPTFNAANETLVLKNLMELLEKFSAKRKIVIAFDEFQEVAKYTNADAFEKQLRSYVQQHTNICYIFSGSQQHILTAMFQSQNRAFYQQAASYPLKEIETKHYIPWMEHLFDTGNFSIGKTNLTKIVEQFRNHPMYIQLFCFFLWRELQDTPWNEEMIDTIERHMIDQKHLEYQTLWDNLSTNQKKTLKLVLINDGQNLFAAEALTTVSIKTASIVTRCLKSLSEKEILVKNGKYMIQDLLLKKWLVLNA; translated from the coding sequence ATGAATAATCCATTCACCTATAGCAATATTGTCACCGGACCTCATTTTTGTAATCGAAAAAAAGAACAGGAAGAGTTGTTAGAATTTATCAGAACTTCCCAAAACGTATTGTTGTATTCCCATAGACGAACCGGCAAAAGTTCATTGATCAAACAGGTGTTTCTCAATATTAAAAATCAGTCTTCGGAAATTGGGACGCTTTATATTGATCTGTATGGCACGACCTCTGAAAAAGAATTTCTGACTCGGATTTTTCAACAATTGAATGTCCTGGAAACGAGTACGGATAAACTTTTTAAATTATTAAAAAACAGCATTGATAAATTTTCGTTTCAGGTAGGCATTGACCCCAATACCAATTCACCGACCATCACCCCGACATTCAACGCGGCAAATGAGACCCTGGTCCTGAAAAATCTCATGGAATTGCTTGAAAAATTTTCTGCAAAACGAAAAATTGTCATTGCGTTTGATGAATTTCAGGAAGTTGCCAAATATACCAATGCGGATGCGTTTGAAAAGCAGTTAAGATCTTATGTTCAGCAACACACTAATATTTGCTATATATTCTCCGGCAGTCAGCAGCATATACTTACAGCGATGTTCCAGTCCCAGAACAGAGCGTTTTATCAACAGGCGGCAAGCTACCCGCTTAAAGAGATTGAAACGAAACATTACATCCCCTGGATGGAACATTTATTTGATACAGGAAATTTTTCCATTGGAAAAACAAATTTAACAAAAATTGTTGAACAGTTTAGGAATCACCCCATGTATATTCAATTGTTCTGTTTTTTTCTATGGCGAGAACTGCAAGATACGCCCTGGAATGAAGAGATGATCGATACAATTGAACGACACATGATTGATCAAAAACATTTAGAATATCAAACGCTGTGGGATAATCTATCGACAAATCAGAAAAAAACACTGAAATTGGTATTGATCAATGACGGCCAAAATCTTTTTGCCGCAGAAGCGCTGACCACTGTAAGTATAAAAACCGCCTCTATTGTCACCAGATGCTTGAAAAGTCTGTCTGAAAAAGAAATTTTAGTGAAAAATGGGAAATATATGATTCAGGATCTGCTCTTAAAAAAATGGCTTGTCTTGAATGCTTAA
- a CDS encoding radical SAM protein, whose amino-acid sequence MRAVLVFPPKAGATYVPLGIASLAPYISARVPDADVRLIDLNIALWHLLASGDPEGHDLIAFTQGKAGQFLDHGQTRYYKQVWDRLRGRMTHVGEQAGLYLETGEADQEFLSILGRQVDQILSLEPGFIGISVLFPEQVSFAAALARALKQSMNIKGLSWVRIVLGGAMMSAMPVTELLEAIPEIDAVVCGEGEEAVAALCEGRPLNTIPGLIYREGDHIHVNKKAQTLSLKALPAPDFSGLALDMYFNPVPVLPVLFSRGCAWRRCRFCSHNFSFGGHRKKEVHDFVAEMDAYIRSFGVRHFYFADEYITADDMDAICQEIMVQGLSIHFHILGKPTADCTLARLALWSAAGCRWIGWGIETGSQRLLDLINKGTRVGEIESVINHSASVGISNLGLMIFGLPTSTDEDLNLTLDFLSRTYPSYSGLTASAFVLFEKTYFARNVGQFGMHIEGRTPLLHSNGRGVCSFRLKFKEIASDRSLRAPRGAIEVARWQQFRKWLGDPPLLEQLPTEHYLIHVSASGSMLKDPSQDEADALPI is encoded by the coding sequence ATGCGTGCTGTTCTTGTTTTCCCGCCGAAAGCAGGTGCCACATACGTACCATTAGGTATCGCATCCCTTGCACCCTATATTAGTGCCCGGGTGCCTGATGCCGACGTTCGATTGATTGATTTAAACATTGCACTTTGGCACCTTTTGGCATCAGGAGACCCCGAAGGCCATGATCTTATTGCATTTACCCAGGGAAAGGCCGGGCAATTCCTCGACCACGGACAAACCCGATACTATAAACAAGTATGGGACCGGCTTCGGGGCCGGATGACCCATGTGGGTGAGCAGGCCGGGTTGTATCTTGAGACCGGTGAGGCAGATCAAGAATTTTTGTCCATACTTGGGAGGCAGGTAGATCAGATTCTCTCATTAGAGCCCGGATTCATCGGGATTTCAGTTCTTTTTCCGGAACAAGTCTCATTTGCCGCAGCTCTTGCCAGAGCACTCAAACAGTCGATGAATATCAAAGGGCTTTCCTGGGTCAGAATTGTTTTAGGCGGGGCGATGATGTCGGCGATGCCGGTAACCGAGCTGCTTGAAGCGATCCCTGAAATTGATGCCGTGGTCTGCGGTGAGGGAGAAGAAGCTGTTGCTGCACTCTGTGAGGGTCGTCCATTGAATACAATACCCGGCCTGATTTACCGGGAAGGCGATCATATCCATGTCAATAAGAAAGCCCAGACCCTTTCATTGAAAGCGTTGCCGGCCCCGGATTTCTCAGGACTTGCCCTTGACATGTATTTTAATCCCGTTCCGGTGCTCCCGGTGCTTTTCTCAAGGGGATGCGCCTGGCGGCGGTGCCGTTTCTGCTCACACAATTTTTCCTTTGGCGGGCATCGTAAAAAAGAGGTTCACGACTTTGTGGCCGAGATGGATGCTTATATACGATCGTTTGGTGTCCGCCACTTTTATTTTGCCGATGAGTATATTACGGCCGACGATATGGATGCCATCTGCCAGGAAATCATGGTGCAGGGGCTGTCTATTCATTTTCATATCCTGGGCAAGCCGACCGCCGATTGTACCCTTGCACGCCTTGCACTCTGGTCGGCCGCAGGGTGCCGCTGGATCGGCTGGGGAATTGAAACCGGATCCCAGCGGTTGCTTGATCTCATCAATAAAGGCACCCGCGTTGGAGAGATTGAATCCGTGATCAACCATTCAGCATCTGTTGGTATTTCAAACCTCGGGTTGATGATTTTCGGCCTGCCGACCTCGACAGATGAAGACTTGAATCTGACCCTGGATTTTCTGTCCCGGACATACCCAAGTTACAGCGGGTTGACTGCCAGTGCTTTTGTTCTGTTTGAAAAAACGTATTTTGCACGAAATGTCGGGCAATTTGGTATGCACATTGAAGGCAGAACACCGTTGCTCCACAGCAACGGAAGGGGCGTTTGCAGTTTTCGGCTTAAATTCAAGGAAATCGCTTCGGACAGGTCATTGCGGGCACCGCGTGGCGCAATCGAGGTTGCCCGGTGGCAGCAATTCAGGAAATGGTTGGGAGATCCGCCGCTGCTTGAACAGCTTCCCACAGAGCATTACCTGATCCATGTGTCGGCATCCGGATCTATGCTGAAAGATCCCTCACAGGATGAAGCCGATGCCCTGCCCATTTGA
- a CDS encoding YkgJ family cysteine cluster protein, translating to MDDIPCLSCVSAGGSCCLNRQIVLTLGDVQRIKARIGHDNFFTIEKPEPWYLEPFYDPAWLPLVLNPEGQFRVLKRNSDKSCGMLTKTGCILPFESRPLVCQLHPYMYTETEIIGIDDTCPISKEMDGFSILDRLNMPMEKAVDWQHLLYAELHTERDRPSS from the coding sequence ATGGACGATATACCATGTCTCTCTTGTGTGTCGGCAGGCGGCTCATGCTGCCTTAACAGACAAATTGTTTTGACATTAGGAGATGTACAGCGAATCAAAGCCCGCATAGGGCATGACAATTTCTTTACCATTGAGAAACCCGAGCCCTGGTATCTTGAGCCGTTCTACGATCCGGCCTGGCTGCCTTTGGTCCTGAATCCCGAAGGACAGTTCAGGGTGCTTAAGCGAAACTCGGACAAAAGCTGCGGAATGCTGACAAAAACAGGGTGCATTTTACCCTTTGAATCCAGGCCACTTGTCTGTCAACTGCATCCTTACATGTACACGGAAACCGAAATCATAGGTATTGATGATACATGTCCCATTTCCAAAGAAATGGATGGTTTCTCCATTTTGGACAGACTGAACATGCCCATGGAAAAAGCTGTTGATTGGCAACATCTGCTCTATGCTGAATTACATACCGAACGAGATAGGCCATCGTCTTGA
- the nifE gene encoding nitrogenase iron-molybdenum cofactor biosynthesis protein NifE produces MTSISVLKQREKQIYQKGSQPFDMACDTKSLAGAVSQRACVFCGSRVVLYPIADALHLIHGPIGCASYTWDIRGAQSSGPELHRMSFSTDLSETDIIYGGEKKLKKALLELIDKYSPKAAFIYCTCIVGIIGDDVDAVCREVEKETHIPVIAVHSEGFKGTKKDGYKAACDALFSLIERNKEPQVTIPDSINILGEFNIGGETWIIKKYYEAMGVKVVSVITGDGRVEEVQQARNAALNVVQCSGSVTHLAKQMEKEYGIPFIRVSYFGIEDTSDALYQVAVHFNKSPDILKKTRELIKKEVKDIVPRLETMRKDLEGKKAAIYVGGAFKAFSLIKALKTLGMEVVLAGSQTGTKEDYEVLRQMCNDGTVILDDSNPLELAKYAVEKDADLFVGGVKERPIAYKMGIGFCDHNHERKIPLVGFEGMVNFAKEVHETVTSPVWDLVPRRQNPVGKESTI; encoded by the coding sequence ATGACCTCCATATCGGTACTGAAACAGCGGGAAAAACAGATCTACCAGAAGGGCAGCCAGCCTTTTGATATGGCGTGTGATACCAAAAGTCTGGCAGGGGCCGTCAGCCAGCGGGCCTGTGTGTTCTGCGGCTCCAGGGTGGTGCTTTATCCCATTGCAGATGCCCTGCACCTGATTCACGGCCCCATCGGGTGTGCCTCATATACCTGGGATATCAGAGGAGCCCAGTCTTCGGGTCCGGAGCTTCACCGGATGAGCTTTTCAACCGACCTGTCAGAGACTGATATTATCTATGGCGGGGAAAAGAAGCTAAAAAAGGCATTGCTGGAGCTCATTGACAAATATTCACCTAAAGCCGCCTTTATTTATTGCACCTGCATTGTGGGCATCATTGGTGATGACGTGGACGCTGTTTGCCGCGAGGTGGAAAAAGAGACCCATATTCCTGTCATCGCTGTTCACTCCGAAGGGTTTAAAGGCACCAAAAAAGACGGGTACAAGGCCGCCTGTGACGCCTTGTTCAGTCTCATTGAAAGAAATAAGGAACCCCAGGTTACCATCCCTGACTCCATCAATATCCTGGGAGAGTTTAATATCGGCGGGGAGACATGGATCATCAAAAAGTATTATGAGGCCATGGGGGTAAAAGTTGTCTCGGTGATCACCGGTGACGGCCGGGTGGAGGAAGTCCAGCAGGCGCGCAATGCCGCGTTGAATGTGGTTCAGTGTTCAGGGTCGGTCACCCACCTGGCAAAACAGATGGAAAAAGAGTACGGCATCCCTTTTATACGGGTCTCCTATTTCGGCATTGAAGATACCTCGGACGCCCTGTACCAGGTGGCGGTACACTTTAACAAAAGCCCGGACATCTTGAAAAAGACCCGGGAACTGATCAAAAAAGAGGTCAAGGACATTGTCCCCCGCCTTGAGACCATGAGAAAGGATCTTGAAGGTAAAAAAGCCGCCATTTACGTGGGCGGTGCGTTCAAGGCATTCTCCCTGATCAAGGCACTGAAAACCCTGGGCATGGAAGTGGTCCTGGCCGGTTCCCAGACCGGTACCAAGGAAGATTATGAGGTGCTCCGGCAGATGTGCAACGACGGTACCGTAATTTTGGATGACTCAAATCCCCTTGAGCTGGCCAAGTATGCCGTTGAAAAGGATGCGGACCTGTTCGTCGGCGGGGTTAAGGAACGGCCCATTGCCTATAAGATGGGCATCGGGTTCTGCGACCATAATCATGAACGCAAAATTCCTTTGGTCGGCTTTGAAGGCATGGTTAATTTTGCAAAAGAAGTACACGAAACCGTGACAAGCCCGGTATGGGACTTGGTCCCCAGGCGGCAGAACCCAGTTGGAAAGGAAAGCACGATATGA
- a CDS encoding Mrp/NBP35 family ATP-binding protein yields MKMLLDEIKEKIGSLIEPRLKWRIDELNLIKEITLAENKIFIRIELVEDCPEKKAQFKESIVAALESFELDQVNVRIDHVDVAANSLKHIDRIFLVASGKGGVGKSTVAVNVAAALHRRGYRVGILDADIYGPSIPLLLGAHTTPQVLDQEVLMPVLAHGMKLISMGNLIARERAVAWRSQLVNGTVLQFLRKVNWGKLDFLIVDLPPGTGDIHMTISKEIKPDGVIIVSTPQLVAREDVVRCINMFENLKLPITGLVENMVSWTCKKCGHEDAIFTGTDDQWHNLEKLAALPLRQNIWDSSEKGIPCYDVTQDPAMKNAFDRIADALEK; encoded by the coding sequence ATGAAGATGTTACTCGACGAAATAAAAGAAAAAATTGGAAGCCTTATTGAACCCAGGCTGAAATGGCGAATTGATGAGCTGAATCTGATCAAGGAAATCACCCTTGCTGAAAATAAAATATTTATCCGGATCGAACTGGTCGAGGACTGTCCGGAAAAAAAGGCCCAATTCAAGGAGAGTATCGTGGCAGCCCTGGAATCCTTTGAGCTGGATCAAGTCAACGTACGGATAGACCATGTCGATGTGGCAGCCAACAGCCTTAAACATATTGACCGTATTTTTCTGGTAGCCAGCGGCAAAGGTGGGGTCGGCAAGTCAACGGTTGCAGTGAATGTTGCCGCAGCGCTGCACCGCAGGGGGTACCGGGTGGGGATTCTGGATGCCGACATTTACGGGCCAAGCATCCCCCTGCTTCTGGGCGCCCATACCACCCCCCAGGTGCTGGACCAGGAAGTGCTTATGCCGGTTTTGGCCCATGGCATGAAATTGATTTCCATGGGCAACCTTATTGCCCGAGAAAGGGCCGTTGCATGGCGTAGCCAGTTGGTTAACGGCACAGTGCTTCAATTCTTAAGAAAGGTGAACTGGGGAAAACTGGATTTTCTGATCGTGGATCTGCCGCCCGGAACTGGTGATATTCATATGACCATTTCAAAAGAGATAAAGCCCGATGGGGTTATCATCGTCAGCACCCCCCAGCTCGTGGCAAGGGAGGATGTCGTCCGATGCATCAATATGTTTGAAAATTTAAAACTTCCCATAACGGGCCTGGTGGAAAATATGGTCTCCTGGACCTGCAAAAAGTGTGGCCATGAAGATGCCATCTTCACGGGAACGGATGATCAATGGCACAACCTTGAAAAGCTGGCGGCGTTACCGCTCAGGCAAAATATCTGGGATAGTTCGGAAAAAGGGATTCCCTGCTATGACGTGACCCAGGATCCGGCCATGAAAAATGCCTTTGATCGGATTGCCGATGCACTGGAAAAATAA
- the nifB gene encoding nitrogenase cofactor biosynthesis protein NifB — protein MMNLDNHPCFNKKSCKDFGRVHLPVAPTCNIQCNFCNRKFDCVNESRPGVSSSLLTPDQAMAYLAEVVEAKPNTAVVGIAGPGDPFANGEKTMETLKRVRAAYPDMLLCVATNGLNIHPYLDDLKEVNVTHVSITINAMDPEIGAKIYSWLRDGKRSVGPAQGAKLLLERQLAAVKGLKERDIMVKVNSILLPGINDEHMVEVAKKMGEMGVDIFNIMPYFPTKGSNFEDMPEPDKGMLKELRKAAQVYVPQMTHCKRCRADAVGLLDDPLNQNLMDRLTFHAKSPNPGSGAPEDGHETPGIKETFAFSATEPRPYVALATREGALINQHLGEATEMHIYDLNQDTPTLVETRTLPRPGGGEIRWYNFARTIKDCHTILVSGVGETPKKVLSGMGFTIHEVNGMIDLVLMSLKNGESLNHLIVRKQTSCGECRGSGMGCM, from the coding sequence ATGATGAATTTAGATAACCATCCCTGTTTTAATAAAAAATCCTGTAAAGATTTTGGCCGTGTTCACCTGCCGGTTGCCCCGACCTGCAATATCCAGTGCAATTTCTGTAACCGAAAGTTTGACTGTGTCAATGAAAGCCGGCCCGGGGTCTCCTCATCCCTTTTAACTCCGGACCAGGCCATGGCCTACCTGGCAGAGGTGGTTGAGGCCAAACCCAACACCGCTGTGGTGGGCATTGCAGGCCCGGGAGACCCCTTTGCCAACGGCGAAAAAACCATGGAAACATTGAAGCGGGTGCGTGCCGCCTATCCGGACATGCTCTTGTGCGTGGCCACCAACGGCCTGAACATCCATCCCTACCTGGATGATCTCAAAGAGGTCAACGTCACCCATGTGAGTATCACCATCAATGCGATGGACCCTGAAATCGGTGCAAAAATTTATTCCTGGCTCAGGGACGGAAAACGCTCCGTGGGCCCGGCCCAGGGCGCAAAACTGCTCTTGGAACGTCAGCTTGCCGCTGTCAAAGGTCTTAAGGAACGCGATATCATGGTGAAGGTCAATTCCATTCTTTTGCCCGGTATCAATGATGAACACATGGTGGAGGTTGCCAAGAAGATGGGTGAGATGGGTGTGGATATTTTCAATATCATGCCCTATTTCCCCACCAAAGGCTCCAATTTTGAAGATATGCCGGAACCGGACAAAGGGATGCTCAAGGAACTCAGGAAGGCCGCCCAGGTCTATGTGCCCCAGATGACCCATTGCAAGCGGTGCCGGGCAGATGCCGTGGGCCTGCTGGATGACCCCTTGAACCAGAATCTCATGGATCGGCTGACCTTCCACGCTAAATCTCCGAATCCGGGTTCCGGTGCGCCGGAAGACGGCCATGAAACGCCCGGCATAAAGGAGACGTTTGCGTTCAGTGCCACCGAGCCAAGGCCGTACGTGGCCCTGGCCACCCGGGAGGGTGCGCTGATCAATCAGCACCTGGGAGAAGCCACGGAAATGCATATATACGACTTAAATCAGGACACACCGACCTTGGTGGAAACAAGAACTTTGCCCAGACCCGGCGGCGGAGAGATCAGATGGTACAATTTTGCCCGGACCATTAAGGATTGTCACACCATCCTTGTGTCCGGTGTCGGGGAGACCCCCAAAAAAGTTTTGAGCGGCATGGGATTCACCATCCATGAGGTCAACGGCATGATCGACCTTGTACTCATGTCCTTGAAAAACGGGGAGTCGCTAAACCATCTGATTGTCCGGAAACAGACCTCCTGCGGGGAGTGCCGAGGCTCCGGCATGGGGTGTATGTAA